The DNA region CCTTCCTACTTTGCTGATCAACAGAAAAGGTGCTCCCTCTGAGCTCGCCCACATTACCCCCATCAAACACACGTCTCTGACCGAACCCTGGACACCAACGGCTAACCTGAAGATGCTGATCAGCGCGGCAAGCCCAGACATCCGGGACAGAGAGATGAAAAAGGTGCTGTTTAGACCGATAGAGAATGATAAAGACCAGCCAGCGAGCCCAGATAATGTGGTGGAGGATCCAGAGGTGGAAGATTCTTGTCAGgtgtggtgttttgtttttgtttgtttgtttgttgttgtttttaaaaggacaTTTTAACACAGATTGGATTTATTGTGTTGTAGTTTAATTTAATATTctctgaaaaatatattttattgaaGTCCTGTTTAAAGAGTAGTCATTTAAGCTGTGGATTGTTGGATTGGTTGACTAATCCAAAAGACAACGGCATTGATCTCTGTCCAGTTTGAAGCCGCTGATGAAGAGGACGATGCAGAGAAAAAGCCgagcagaaagcagaaaagtCTGGGTCTGCTTTGCCAGAAGTTCCTTGCCCTTTATCCTGATTACCCACCGCTTCACAGCCCCATCTGGATCTCGCTGGATGAAGTGGCAGCCAATCTGGGTAAGAACCAGTAATTTGAGAGCAGCAGTTGGACACAGGGGAAGGAGATGACTACAATTAGTCTCACTGTAAACTCTTCATGGGGCCAGGAAAACACTGCTGTTGAATTTGGGAATGACTGCTGCTCAAATCGTGCACACGTTTTAGAGAAATGTTCCTGTAATCCTGTCAGGGGTGGAACGACGGCGGATCTACGACATCGTGAATGTGTTGGAGTCCCTGACGATTGTGGGGCGGATAGCCAAAAACAGCTACACCTGGTACGGTCGTCAGCGGCTGGAAGCCACCCTGGAGGAGCTGCAGCGTAAGGGCCGACAGCAGGGCTACCACCTCCAGATGGAGCAGGCCAACGAGGTCAGGGAGACCGGACCGGGCCGAGAGGATGACGGGGGGGAAGGAGATGCTGGAAGCGGtaataaactgaaaaataaagactGGAGATGAAGAGTTTTGAGTGTTTAAAATTAACACTATAAGGAGAGTGTGCCTTTTCTTCCATACTGGCTCCAAATAAAGATTAGACGTTTACCATAGTCTTCATTAGACAATAGTATCACTTCAGTTGCCTGCATGTAACAGTTTAGGTGTAGGCTTATTTTCACGGGCAAATGCTGAACACTAAAGCTGAATAAGGCCTTAAACCCACAGGAATGGATTCAAGCCTGGTTACCGTAGCGACGCTGTCTCTGTCTGCTCACAGCTTGTCATTAAGAGGTTGTACGTTTGCAGACTTATAATGTGGCTGGATTCTAACAAAGATCTAGTTTGTAAAAGTTGTACTGAGGTTTCAGGTTTGATTTCACGTCTCTgaaatgttttcattcagaCTGAGGTTGTACAGAAGAAACAAGTTTATGTTGACAAGTACTTTGAGTTTCTGTATGGAGTTTTGGTGCCTGTtattaatgaataaaatgtaattaaacataCGATTCACTGGTTTTTCAGTAGGCTGATTTTCACTGCTAATTAAGAAAGCAGTAGCTTTTTACACTGTCCGTTTCTTCTGCTTGTCTTTGCAGCCGGTAGCAACAGGAAAGACAAATCTCTGCGCATCATGAGCCAGAAGTTTGTCATGCTTTTCCTGGTGTCCAAAACTCAGACTGTTACCCTGGATGCAGCAGCAAAGGTCCTCATCGAGGAGAGTCAGGACTCATCAAGTCACAGCAAGTACAAAAGTAAGAAATCCAGAAGTGCTGCAACGTGTATAGTGTCGTGTATAGATTCCAGGAAACAGTATTTCACAAAACTAAACACTGTGTGATCTCCAGCTAAGGTGCGGCGTCTGTACGATATCGCCAACGTGCTGACCAGCCTCAGCCTCATAAAGAAGGTTCATGTCAGAGAGGAGAGGGGCAGAAAGCCGGCCTTCAAGTGGCTCGGCCCAGTTGAATTCAGCAGCTCTGTGAATGCTGGTGAGAGTTAAAGATGACTTTAGTGAACTCTGCTAGAGTAACTTGAAAATATAAGACAGTCCAGACCTTTGTCAATCTAAGAACTGCGTTTGTCATCATTGCTCTTACCCTAAATCAGTTGTCATCCATCTACCTGTAGGAAACGCTTTGAATGTAGCAGCCATCGCTTCATCTGAGTCTGCACAGCCACTAGCAGGACAGGagctcagaaaaacaaaaatggcacGTCATGCCTCCTTCAGCATCACACCAACGTCTGTTGCAGTCCAGCGGCAGGTCAGCTCCGCACCCAGCAGCCCGAGACGTGAAGTAACCGGTAAGAGATTTTATTTTGGGGGAGTTGTTTGTTTCCAATCTGGTGGCGGGAGATGGCCAACCGTCCCCGagcctttttttaaatctgcaaGTCGTGCACTTTGACTCTGCAGAACAGCACAGAGCTTTTTCAATATCTTGTCTGTTTGTTGTCTCTATGCTGCAGCCCTGCAAAACCAGCCTGTGGATTATTCCAGAAGGACTACGAGCAACAGTGCAGCGTGTCAGCTGCAGTTTGGAAGTAATGCTGAGTGAGTAAACGCTAACACACAGATACTTGCATGCACTTGGTTTAGATTTATCGGCAGTCTCCCAGCACAGATTTACTGCCAAAGAATTTACAGCACAcatagctctttttttttcttaaccttTGCCAGCACAGACTATCAGTAATGTTAATGAAGGATTTTAAACTGGAACTGTATagaactggggggggggggggggggaattggGTCATCTCAAAGATTAGCATTTTCCATCTAAAGTGTAACTATTAAAccaaaagttttttgtttgagttttttatacatgacacattcaaagtcatCTCTGTTGTCAGGTTAAAAGATGCTGTGCCCTCTCCCTTACAGAGTCTATTTTGCAACCTTCTCTTATTCGTTATATTTTACATTCAGTGCCAGTGTTTGATTTGGCTGATGTGTTTCACTCAAGGCTACATGTAACAGGAGCTGACTCTGTGGACATTAATAGTTTTTGTCTCCTATGAGTGTG from Pelmatolapia mariae isolate MD_Pm_ZW linkage group LG17, Pm_UMD_F_2, whole genome shotgun sequence includes:
- the e2f7 gene encoding transcription factor E2F7 → MEVQCLALKDLSSPRKSSTVGPEEEDGARGEQKENMCAEKRKSTPLKSAESTLPTLLINRKGAPSELAHITPIKHTSLTEPWTPTANLKMLISAASPDIRDREMKKVLFRPIENDKDQPASPDNVVEDPEVEDSCQFEAADEEDDAEKKPSRKQKSLGLLCQKFLALYPDYPPLHSPIWISLDEVAANLGVERRRIYDIVNVLESLTIVGRIAKNSYTWYGRQRLEATLEELQRKGRQQGYHLQMEQANEVRETGPGREDDGGEGDAGSAGSNRKDKSLRIMSQKFVMLFLVSKTQTVTLDAAAKVLIEESQDSSSHSKYKTKVRRLYDIANVLTSLSLIKKVHVREERGRKPAFKWLGPVEFSSSVNAGNALNVAAIASSESAQPLAGQELRKTKMARHASFSITPTSVAVQRQVSSAPSSPRREVTALQNQPVDYSRRTTSNSAACQLQFGSNADNRPGTPQQTQLMHNSSTALPPSSTHSTLLVPHPHPEHLFAASPSSHCLAYLPSLSQPSVVMLYRPPETPNQMLEGHTSPRLEATKRKKEERVEEEEEEMVLKKKGNSALEKCEKTRAEACRETAECSQAGTRASPSRAAGREQVISESGGGNTSSEHAQPSHYLYVPNNAGLNGLNFLLSAGQPAASLALPPSSVPTLALPYVLVPSAALSHYPLVAASLQQQGSDAHTKLSFGLPAMMSPAHFMVGGGAYSVVPVPPPSTPEQSGLYRSSVGTPHSPSRPRQTISINTPEPLTPHTPKETPASSSKAFFQTPGTLGSVVSAVPAVRKRGSAQRRLDIGHHPTS